The Methanosarcina barkeri str. Wiesmoor DNA segment CATTCTCATATACACGTTTTTTCCGGGGAAAATGCGGTTTTTGTAGTCCGGCGAGTCTACGGACACAAGGGTCACTTTCTTCATCAGCTCTTCACACGCCTCATCATTTCCCAGCAGGGCTTTATTCCTTATCTCCAGGGCAAACCGTTTCCCAAGTTTTACGGCTTCTACAAACCTGAGTGCCCTTTCGACATCGTCAAACTTTGGAGGCACCTGGAATAAGTAAAAATCAATGAGATGGTCCATGGGTCGGAAAAGCTCAAGGAAATTTCCCAGAGTTTCCAGGGAACTTTCACTGAGTTGTCGCCAGTGGGTTATAGACCTGTGCACCTTTATGCTCCATCGGAGTCCAGTCCCCTTACTGTTCCAGCCTTCAATCTGCTCAGGTGAGGGAAACCTGTAATAACTGGCATTAAGTTCAACACTGTTCAGCCCGGAGTTCTGGATAAACCAATCAAGGTTCTTCTTTTTGTTCCAATCATAATACCAACCGCTAGTGCCTACAAATGCCTCCATAAAATCCCCTTTTATAGATCGGTCTGATAGCAGATCTATTTTTGGTTTATTCTACTTATAAGCAAAAGAAACAGTAAGCGAAAAACTTTGTAAGCAAAAAACTTGGTCTGGATTAGGGACCATTTAAGCGAAAAAGCTGAAATCGGCCTGCAGGTACTTAAGCGAAAAAAGGATGTCAGATTACATAGGTACTTGAATACAATTTTAACTATAATACCATTTTTACCATTTTACCATTTTTATCATTTTTACAGAGCCATCAGGTAATTAAGCAAGTTCTTATCGGGTTATTAAAACAGGGTCTTCAGGTAAATAAAACAGGTTATTGTCAGGTAACATGAAACATGTTATTCTCAGATAACATAAAACATGTTCAACACACCATGGCATGTGCAGGTAGTAGCAACGAAAAAAGCCCTGCCCTCAAGGTTTTCAAACCTCTTCTCATTTCTGTTTTCTGTAATAGATCTTAAAAACTCAAGGATCTCCAGCAGGTTCTGCTTGAATTCGTTTCCTTTAAGCCCTCCTATGCCGGGCTTCATCTGGTAGCTTTCAAAGACCCAGCCTGGAAGATGCTGAAGAAGTTTTCGTGCATATTCCGTAATAGTTTCTGGCTTTTTCCGTCCAAAGGTGGGACAGCGGTCTCTTGGGCCGGGACAGCCATCAGGACAGATTTCTCCCTCCCGGGCATAAGAAAGAAACAGCATGCCATATTCAGGGTAACGTCCTGCGATTACATCATCAGGAAAGGAAGCTGTAAGCTTTTCGAAAAAAGACATGAGCCTTTCGTTTTCAGGCCGGATAAAGAGCTCGGTTACAGGGCTATCTTCCATCTGGTTTTTTTCCAGAATCTCTTTAGTATTCTCTTCTTTCTCGGGCTTCAGAGGAAGTTTTAGAAGACTGGAAAGCAGATATGCAACCGCGTGGCAGGGAACAGCAGGGATAATGTATTCAGGGATGCCGAGACTTAGAAGAAAAGGAATGTTGTCAAGCTCCATTTTATAAAAATAGGCTTCTGCCTCATTGTTTTCTACCTTGTTTTCTTCATCTTTCCTTTCGTTTTCTGCTCTTTCGTTTTCTCCTGCTGCGCTGGAGGATTTGAGTGATTCATCCTGAAATGATTCTGAAGCTTTGTTTTTAAGAAGATTTACCAGCTCGTCTTCAGTTTTAATGATGTTTGACTTCCTGGAAGCAGGCACATTTTCATCTTTATCGATAACGAGCACGAAAGGATGTCTGTATTTCCGAGCGTAATCAAGGAAATCAGTGCCGATTTTTCCTCCTCCGAGGACGAGATAATAATTTTTGATTACGTGAATTTTCTCAAGTTGATCTATTTTTTCGTCAACCTGAGACACTTTATATTCTATGCTTTCCATAAGACACCAACCAGATAAGTTAAGACGGCAGTAAGCTGTGAGTTTTTCTTATTTTTCGTGCGTAAAAATGAATCTTGGTTACAGATGCATAGGCACAATTACAGTATAATTAGTATAATTACAGATATTATAAATATTACAGATATTACAGATATTACAGATATTACAGATATTACAGATATTATAAATATTACAGATCTAATCGTTCAAGGTATCTGGTCGGGTCAATCAGGTTTTCAGGCATTTCTTCGGCAAACCAGTTGCCTCCAAGATAATTTTTGTGAGTGGTGATGGGTTCACTCCTCCAGACTTCAAAATGGAGCATACTTGGATTTTTGTTTTTCAGCTTCTGGATGTAAAGCGGGCAGAAATTATCGATTTTTTCGGGGTTCAGAACCATTCCAACATGCCCTATCAAGTTTCCTGCCTCTATTTTGTCTCCTTTTCTTACGGTAAAATCTGCAAGTTCCCCGTATTTGCAGAACAGTCCGCTGCTCTGTTCAATAATCACGTAATAAGTCGGGTTCCAGTAAGGCAATATTTCAGGCGAAGTCATCAGACCGGTATCTGCGACAATTCCTCCTTCGATCGAAACTACCTCCGTATTTTCAGGGGCATACAGATCAACCCCACAGTGATATCGGTCGCCTCTGTTTTCCCAGAAGGAGCCGGGTTCTCCTTTTTGCGGAACATGAATCTGTTTGAAGTTTGTGTTCTCAATGTCTACTTTTTCCAGCGCTGTATTTTCTTGAACCTTTATGTTTAGAGGCCAGATTCTCATGAAGTCTCAGTGTACATGAAAAGTATAAAAGCCTTTTTTACTTCGATATTGGCGCTTCTGCGAGTGAAAAATACAGGTTTGCATTCCGCTACAGTTTGGCCACAGTGAAATCAGAAGACATTGAGGCTGAACCCTGGAAAAGACCGATTGACCTGGGTGAAACAAAGGTAGTTTATTCTAATGAATTTGTTTTGGAGTAAATTGCATGACATTGGCAGAAATACTTAAAGCATATCACAACGACAATCTGGAATATTTAATATTCAGAATAACATTTTTGTGATATAAAGATGCATTTTTAGTTTTTGTAGTTTGGTACTTTTGTCATTCCTTAACTTGCACACGAAACTATTTCCATTATAAATCATATGACCTTCAAGCTTAAAGTTAGAGTTTCAAAATTACAAGACAAATTAAAATTTGGCAATCAAAGACTCTGTTCCAAAATCTAGTGATTTCTGCATTTCTTGATTGAAAATCTGAATTCGCAAGAATAATCCGGTTTTCATCAAAATCAATATTTGACATCTAAAGACTTCAACCCCGAAGTTGTATCTCAAGAATTATAACCAATTCCAAAATCTAGTGATGTCTAGTGATTTTTTATTTTATGTTCATCACTGGATTTTGATACTGAGTCCAATCAACAGATAAATTATATATTTCCAAGCTTGTATTGCATTAGTAGATATTTTTTATTGTTTTTCAAGTTTGGCGATATTACAAATTTTGAGATAGCATTTAAATTTAATAAACTAGATATTTTTTAGATTAACGAAGATACTCTAGCTTGCGAGCAGTCGTAACAATATAGTAAAGTTAGGCATCTCGCCATCAAATAGAAGAGCCTGAAGAGGGATTATGACAAAAGACCTAGAGTTATTTCCGGCAACAAACCCGAATCCTGTACTTAGTGTGGCAACTGATTGCACTGTTCTTTACTCAAATAAAGCTGGTGAACCCCTATTATATGAGTGGGGTGTGGCAGTAGGAGGAAAACTGCCGTCCTATGTAAGAAGTATCGTGAAGAAAGTAATTTCCCTAAATATACCTGAAAAAATAAAAGTTGAAACGGAAAAAATAGAATATCTTGTCGGGTTTTACCCTGTGCCTGAAGAAAAATGCGTAAACATTTATGGATTCGATATAAGTGACTGCGATATAAGTAACTGGAGAGAATTTGAAGAAAAACTTCCGGAAAGTGAAGCTGGTGAGGTGGCAAACCTTGAGCTAGCTGATATTATTGATGTGCCAGCAATCCAGTCTCTCATGGATGATTTCTATAGGCTTGTTCACATTCCCATGGGCCTGATCGATCTCAAAGGCAATGTTCTTGCAGGCGTCGCCTGGCAGGATATCTGCACAAAATTCCATAGAATTCACCCCGAAACCTGCAAAAACTGCATAGAAAGCGACATAAAGCTATCCGTAGGCGTTTCCCCTGGAGAGTTTAAGCTTTACAGGTGCAAAAACAACATGTGGGATGTAGCGACCCCAGTCATGGTAGGCGGTAAGCACGTTGCCAATATTTTTTCAGGACAGTTCTTTTTTGAAGACGAACCTGTGGACTATGAGCTTTTCCGATTTCAGGCCAGAAAATACGGTTTCAACGAGGAGGAATACATAGTAGCATTTGAAAAAGTTCCACGGTTAAGTAAGGAAGCTGTAAACACAAAAATGGCTTTCTTCGTGAAACTTGCCAACATACTCTCACAATTAAGCTACAGTAACTTCAAGTTTTCCCAGTCACTTGCAGAAAGCGAGATCCTGGTGAATAAGCTAGAGAAAAACAGGGAAGATCTCGATCGTGCTCAAACAGTGGGAAATATCGGAAGTTGGAGTCTGGATGTGCATAAAAACGAACTAACCTGGTCTGATGAAAATCACCGTATCTTTGGTATCCAAAAAGGCATCCCTTTAACCTATGAAACTTTTCTTTCAAAAGTTCATCCAGATGATCGAGAATATGTTGATAGGAAATGGAAGGCAGGGTTAAAGGGCGAACCATACGACATCGAACATCGAATTTTTGTAGACGGTCAGATCAAATGGGTGCGTGAAAAAGCATATATTGAATTTGACAAAGACGGGATGGTAACCGGCGGCTTTGGTATAACACAGGATATAACCGAGCGCAAAAAATCAGAAGAAGCCCTTAAAAGAGTACATGATAGTTTAGAAGCAAAAGTTAAAGAACGTACATCAGAGCTTGAAAAAGCTTACGAATCACTGATGGAGGAAGAGAGAAGACTCTCTGAAGCCCAAAAAATAGCTCATGTTGGAAATTGGGACTGGGATCTTAAAACCGATGAAGTTTACTGGTCTCATGAGATGTGCCGTATCTTTGGGTGTGCCCCCCAAAAGTTATTTCATACACACAGTGAGCTTTTAAACTTTATACATCCCGAGGATCGAAGCTATGTGGACAATGTCGTTAAAAGTACTTTAAATGGAGGGTCCTTTAGCATTGATCACAGGATTATCTCAGCTCAAGGCGAAGAGCGTATAGTCCACGCACAGGGTGAAGTTGTTTTTGATGAGAAAAAAAGTCCAATTCGATTGAGAGGAACAATTCAGGACATTACAGATCACGAGAAAGCAGAGGAGAAGATCAGGATATTAGCGGATGCTGTGGAATCATCAAATGATGCTATTGTAACAGAGTCTTTCGATGGTACTATTATCAGCTGGAATAAAACGGCAGAGCAGATTTACGGTTATTCCGCCGAAGAAATTCTGGGCAAAAATGTCTCAATACTGGAACCGGATAATCTTAAAGGAGAAATAAAAAAGATAATCGAAAAGGTTAAACATGGAGAAAAAGTCCATCATTACAGAACTTTACGGCTAAAAAAGGATGGTACAACAACAAATGTTTCAATAACTTATTCTCCAGTTTTTGATGCTTTTGGAGAGCTGAAGGCTATCTCAGCTATTGCAAGAGATATTACTGAGCAAATAAATACGGAAAAAATACTGGCAAAAGCCGAAGAAGCCAGAAAAAAAGAAATCCATCACCGAATTAAGAATAATCTGCAAGTGATCTCTTCTCTTCTTGACCTGCAGGCTGAAAAGTTCAGAAGCAGGGAATGTACTGAGAATGAGGAGGTTCTTAATGCTTTCAGAGAAAGTCAAGACAGAGTAATGTCAATTGCCCTTATCCACAAAGAGCTCCACGAAGGCAAAGTAACCGATACATTAAACATCTCGGCATACCTTGAAAGGCTTGTTGAAAATCTTTTCCAGACTTATAGAGTTGGAAATGTCAATACGAGCCTGAAACTCGAAGTGGAAGAAAACATTTTCTTTGATATGGATGTCGCTGTTCCACTGGGAATAATCATTAACGAACTTGTTTCAAATTCTCTGAAGTACGCATTTTTAGGTAAAGACAATGGAAGAATTCAAATCAAACTTCACAGGGAAGACTCGACAGAACACGTAAAAAAAGAGCAGGGACGCACCGAAGAAAATTATAATGGCACTGATTTTACTTTAATAGTCTCGGATAACGGGATAGGTATTTCTGAGAAGTTTAATTTAGAAGACTCCAATTCTCTTGGCTTACAGTTAGTGGAAGTCCTGGTAGACCAGTTAGGGGGCGAAATTGAACTAAAAAGAAGTTCCGGAACTGAATTTGTTATAAGGTTTAAAGTACCAGCGCAAAATTGAAAAAAATAGTAAAATCGAATTCTCATACAATGATCAGTTGACGAGAATTCATATACTGTTTGTTCGCTATGCTATGTACATAAACATCAGAGGCAAGTGATATATAATTAACTTGAATTAAATTTCAATCGTGTAGATATAGCAGTTGATATCGAATTTTTTAATGAGATTGATTATTTTAACCTTAAATGATCAAAACAGTTAATTACCAGCCGAGTATAATAGTCCCAGAGAAAAAACATTTTGTAGATAGACAGCTCCGGATTTTTGTAGAGTCAATAGTTGAACAGCAATATCATCAACACTACAAAGTTGTATACCGGCAAATATAATCGATATGTCTAGGAACCCAGGCTCTGCAACGAGAAAACATTTGAAGAGCAGGCTTGTAGTCAGGCTGTGGATAACTGCAAATGCTGCCAGAGAAAAACAGGAACAATTGCAGACAAAAAAATTCCAGCAATCCCTTTATTTTATTTAAAGAGCTTTATTTAAAGAGCTTATATCTCCACACTAATATGAAAAGTTTATTTATATGTCCACAAGATAGTAGATTTTCTTCAACAGTTATAACAATTGCCTTTATGAAAACAGATTATGGTCTTTATGAAAACAGATTGTACCACCGCATTCGGTACATGTCCATCTATTTTTTCATTTATTAGAAATTCCAGTTGGAAACTAAAAATGAGGAGTTTTTTGAGGGTTTTTGTTTGAGATAACCATAATGGAGTGTACAAAACAAGGACTGTATAAGAACTGTAAAAAGAAAAGTTGTAAGTTAACTTTTAACCAAGTCAACTTATTACTTTTCATATTATCTGATAATAAGGGTCTTATGAACCCACAGCTTCCCATTATAACCAGTGCACTTGATAGTCATGCAACTAATATAATAACCAGTCTTTGAAAACTTGTGTACCGGATTTTTTAATGATGAAGTAATTGTTGTCCCTTGCTTATAGGTTCCATCTCCAAAGTCCCATCTGATATATGTCTCTTTACCTTTTGACAGGTCCTTGAATTGTACTATTCGCGGATCAGTACTCGAAGCGGCTACTGCCGTATAATCAATGTAATTACCTCCACCAGTTAGACGTTGTGTTGCTGGGGGAGTTCCTGCACCAAGGGGAGTTTTGTACGTATAAACTGATGCAGAGGCTGCTGTAGACAATAAAGTCAACATCATTAATACGGTGAAAACAGATATCGTTATAAACTTTCCATTATTTTTCATATCATTTTTCTCCTGTTTTTTCCATATTTTGATCCGGGCATTTCCGTAATCAAAAACAACAGAATAAATTTACTCAAAAATCACAGGGTAAATTAAAATATAAGTATACTTATTTCCAGGAAAGCAAATAAAAAGCTAAATGAGAGTTTAAAGCTTGATAAAGCTTTATTTTTGTTCATAATACATGATAACAATATAAATTCATTTATTAATATTTTCAGTTTTTGCAATCAAAAAAATAAGGATCATGAGACGTTTGTACAATACAAGCTTACGAAAGTTCTTTATTGTTACAGGAGTGCCGGTAGCTAAATGCCCTGTCCTTTACAGGTTGCCCGACAATTCAATTTCAGAGCAAAAATATGTAGAAAATAAGGTATCTAACGCCTTTAAAATCCAAAAATAAAGAAGTTATACTACTAATAGTAATTGTCGGACAGCCTCTTTAAGCCAAGGTGGACGCGCCCAATTTGATATTCAGTAAGAGTCGACGACATATCTACAATTTACTAGAACTCCAAAGTACTATGAATTTCCGCAGATGTCTTCAAAAAAATAGCATTTTTCCCATTCTTGTTTTTGGAAAAATTATTCAAAAATTTGCAGTCATTATCTCAACCGATGCTTAGAAAAACAACTGCTAATACTGCGATTATCAAATGGGTTCATAAAACTTGACTTTTGAATTGGTCCGCAAATCGCGGATTTTTCTGGGAAATAAGTAATCGATTTTAGAATCGAAACACTAGAAGTATTCAATGTAGGCAAAAGGCCGAAAATTATGGAAAATTTCTAAAATATACTTTTGAATAACCAGAGTATCTTTCAGAAAAAACAGTAGCAAAAAAGATTGTGAAAAACAGTAGCAAGAAAGATTGTGAAAATTAGAAGGATATTTGTGGAGAGCCGTATTTATCGTAAGTATAGCTAAATTTTAAAAATATTTGCCAGCAGATCAGAATCTTGAAAGTATTTTCATCCTTTGATTTCACATCCTTCTTATCCTCTGGTTTTACAGTCCATCTCTCGGTTTTGTTGCAATTGCAAATAGTGTAACATTCCCAAAACCAGCAACTTCTGAAACTTGTGCTTTCCTGAGTTCTTCAGTAATCTCCTGCCTGATCTTCTCCCTTATACCGGAAGGAATATCCTTCAACAGGCCTTCAGGGCTGTCTCTCTCTTCCAGATGCTTCAAGAACTCTTCTGGAGAACCATACTTCCAGGGAATAGACCGTGGCTCGATTGATATACTGTCAAAGCTTGCATACGACAGGAGATCCCGGAGTTCTGTTGCAGTAACCTTTTTCATATGTCTATGTAATTCCTTATTCCTTTCAATGTGATATTTTGCAAGAATAGGATCGGCAAGTGTCTTCGTGGTGCTAGAGCTGTCCCTATCAAGTGTGGTCATCCCCACCCTGCCTCCGGGCCTGAGAACCCGGTATATCTCACAGAGAGCCGTTTTCTTGTCGTCAACCCAGTGAAAGGAGGAACAGAAATATGCATGATCGATTGAATTGTCAGGCACGAAACTGAGGTCCTCAGCCTGCCCTACAAAAAAACGGATGTTGCTGGTGGAATCTCTGTTAAATTTTTTCCGTGCAAGTTCAATACGATAGGATGAAGGATCAATACCCATGAACTGGCCAGCCGGCCCTATAATGCCCAGAACATTCACAGCCTGCTGCCCTGTCCCGCAGCCGACGTCAAGCACTGAATCCCCTTTTTTTATTCCCATCATTTCTACCAGTGCTCTGCCTTTCTGGAACTGGTGATCGCAATTCCGGTCATACCTTTCGGCACCTTCCTGGGACTCCCAGTCAATTTCACTCATTTTTATTCACCTTCTGGAACCTGTTTCTCTTTTGCTGAAATTTATATATTCAAAATATTATTGAATTTCTATTTTTGAGTTTTTCTCT contains these protein-coding regions:
- a CDS encoding DUF72 domain-containing protein, whose product is MEAFVGTSGWYYDWNKKKNLDWFIQNSGLNSVELNASYYRFPSPEQIEGWNSKGTGLRWSIKVHRSITHWRQLSESSLETLGNFLELFRPMDHLIDFYLFQVPPKFDDVERALRFVEAVKLGKRFALEIRNKALLGNDEACEELMKKVTLVSVDSPDYKNRIFPGKNVYMRMHGREDWYSYDYSQAEISETIRKIHEFGPEKTYIYFNNNHNMLDNARKALKVFSGL
- a CDS encoding M23 family metallopeptidase, with product MRIWPLNIKVQENTALEKVDIENTNFKQIHVPQKGEPGSFWENRGDRYHCGVDLYAPENTEVVSIEGGIVADTGLMTSPEILPYWNPTYYVIIEQSSGLFCKYGELADFTVRKGDKIEAGNLIGHVGMVLNPEKIDNFCPLYIQKLKNKNPSMLHFEVWRSEPITTHKNYLGGNWFAEEMPENLIDPTRYLERLDL
- a CDS encoding PocR ligand-binding domain-containing protein, whose amino-acid sequence is MTKDLELFPATNPNPVLSVATDCTVLYSNKAGEPLLYEWGVAVGGKLPSYVRSIVKKVISLNIPEKIKVETEKIEYLVGFYPVPEEKCVNIYGFDISDCDISNWREFEEKLPESEAGEVANLELADIIDVPAIQSLMDDFYRLVHIPMGLIDLKGNVLAGVAWQDICTKFHRIHPETCKNCIESDIKLSVGVSPGEFKLYRCKNNMWDVATPVMVGGKHVANIFSGQFFFEDEPVDYELFRFQARKYGFNEEEYIVAFEKVPRLSKEAVNTKMAFFVKLANILSQLSYSNFKFSQSLAESEILVNKLEKNREDLDRAQTVGNIGSWSLDVHKNELTWSDENHRIFGIQKGIPLTYETFLSKVHPDDREYVDRKWKAGLKGEPYDIEHRIFVDGQIKWVREKAYIEFDKDGMVTGGFGITQDITERKKSEEALKRVHDSLEAKVKERTSELEKAYESLMEEERRLSEAQKIAHVGNWDWDLKTDEVYWSHEMCRIFGCAPQKLFHTHSELLNFIHPEDRSYVDNVVKSTLNGGSFSIDHRIISAQGEERIVHAQGEVVFDEKKSPIRLRGTIQDITDHEKAEEKIRILADAVESSNDAIVTESFDGTIISWNKTAEQIYGYSAEEILGKNVSILEPDNLKGEIKKIIEKVKHGEKVHHYRTLRLKKDGTTTNVSITYSPVFDAFGELKAISAIARDITEQINTEKILAKAEEARKKEIHHRIKNNLQVISSLLDLQAEKFRSRECTENEEVLNAFRESQDRVMSIALIHKELHEGKVTDTLNISAYLERLVENLFQTYRVGNVNTSLKLEVEENIFFDMDVAVPLGIIINELVSNSLKYAFLGKDNGRIQIKLHREDSTEHVKKEQGRTEENYNGTDFTLIVSDNGIGISEKFNLEDSNSLGLQLVEVLVDQLGGEIELKRSSGTEFVIRFKVPAQN
- a CDS encoding PKD domain-containing protein, whose translation is MSTAASASVYTYKTPLGAGTPPATQRLTGGGNYIDYTAVAASSTDPRIVQFKDLSKGKETYIRWDFGDGTYKQGTTITSSLKNPVHKFSKTGYYISCMTIKCTGYNGKLWVHKTLIIR
- a CDS encoding class I SAM-dependent methyltransferase — protein: MSEIDWESQEGAERYDRNCDHQFQKGRALVEMMGIKKGDSVLDVGCGTGQQAVNVLGIIGPAGQFMGIDPSSYRIELARKKFNRDSTSNIRFFVGQAEDLSFVPDNSIDHAYFCSSFHWVDDKKTALCEIYRVLRPGGRVGMTTLDRDSSSTTKTLADPILAKYHIERNKELHRHMKKVTATELRDLLSYASFDSISIEPRSIPWKYGSPEEFLKHLEERDSPEGLLKDIPSGIREKIRQEITEELRKAQVSEVAGFGNVTLFAIATKPRDGL